TCTAAAATCTCATCATATCTTTTCATTACTTCATCATAATCAAGATATTCACTTGTGATAGTTCTGATTTCTGGTCCAACTTGTTCTTTGCTTTTTTCATCTTTACCACCATTAATCGCATATAATAATGCTTTAGCAATGTTAGCTCGTGCTCCAAAGTATTGCATTTCTTTTCCAACTCTCATTGCAGAAACACAACAAGCAATCGCATAATCATCACCGTATGTTTGTCTCATCAAATCATCATTTTCATATTGAACTGATGATGTTTGAATTGATATTTTAGCACAATACTCTTTAAAATTTCTTGGTAATTGTGTTGAATAAAGTACGGTTAAGTTTGGTTCAGGTGCTGAACCTAAATTAATTAAAGTATGTAAAAATCTAAATGATGTTTTAGTAACAAGGGCTCTACCATCTAAAGACATACCACCTATTGATTCAGTTATCCATGTAGGATCACCACTAAATAAATTATTATATTCAGGTGAACGCATAAATTTAACAATTCTTAATTTCATGATAAAATGGTCAACTAATTCTTGTGCTTGTGCTTCATTAATAATTCCTTTATCTAAATCTCTTTTAATGTAGATGTCTAAAAATGTTGAAGTTCTCCCTAAAGACATTGCCGCACCATTTTGTTCCTTAATAGCAGCCAAATAACCAAAATATAAATATTGAATAGCTTCTTTAGCATTCTCTGCAGGTTTAGAAATATCAAAACCATAACTTTGTGCCATTTCTTTTAAACTATTTAATGCTTTAACTTGATCAGCAATCTCTTCTCTTAATTGAATATTGTGTGGATTCATCTCTTTTGGAATACTATCTAATTGACTATATTTATCCTCAATCAAACGATCAACACCATATAATGAAATACGACGATAATCACCAATTATTCTTCCACGTCCATAAGCATCAGGTAAACCAGTAATAATTCCTGAATGACGAGCTTTCTTCATTTCATCAGTATAAACATCAAAGACACCTTGATTATGTGTTTTACGATAGTTTGTAAAAATATCAGTTACATTTTCATCTATTTTATAATCATAACTATTTAAAGCAGCAGTTGCTGTTCTAATACCACCATAAGGTTGTAATGATCTTTTTAATGGTTTATCTGTTTGTAAGCCAACAATTTTTTCT
The genomic region above belongs to Bacilli bacterium PM5-9 and contains:
- a CDS encoding formate C-acetyltransferase (product_source=KO:K00656; cath_funfam=3.20.70.20; cog=COG1882; ko=KO:K00656; pfam=PF01228,PF02901; superfamily=51998; tigrfam=TIGR01255); this encodes MFETWKDFNKGNWINEIDVRDFILRNYSLYEGDDSFLEEPTKDTKELWQQVLELLKEEQENGGVLDADTSVVSTITSHQAGYINKDLEKIVGLQTDKPLKRSLQPYGGIRTATAALNSYDYKIDENVTDIFTNYRKTHNQGVFDVYTDEMKKARHSGIITGLPDAYGRGRIIGDYRRISLYGVDRLIEDKYSQLDSIPKEMNPHNIQLREEIADQVKALNSLKEMAQSYGFDISKPAENAKEAIQYLYFGYLAAIKEQNGAAMSLGRTSTFLDIYIKRDLDKGIINEAQAQELVDHFIMKLRIVKFMRSPEYNNLFSGDPTWITESIGGMSLDGRALVTKTSFRFLHTLINLGSAPEPNLTVLYSTQLPRNFKEYCAKISIQTSSVQYENDDLMRQTYGDDYAIACCVSAMRVGKEMQYFGARANIAKALLYAINGGKDEKSKEQVGPEIRTITSEYLDYDEVMKRYDEILEWLAELYCNTLNVIHYMHDKYCYEALQMSLHDRDVKRNFATGIAGLSVVADSLSAIKYAKVKPIRDENGIAIDFETVGDFPKYGNNDDRVDDIAASIVKRFMNHIRKQFHLRNSHASMSVLTITSNVVYGKKTGTTPDGRKAGEPFAPGANPMHGRDESGALASLSSVAKLPFQHAQDGISNTFSIVPDSLGKADEINVCNPFLTNKKTCI